One segment of Vallicoccus soli DNA contains the following:
- a CDS encoding spore photoproduct lyase family protein, with product MDTQLSLDAPAPAPRSRLLDVRRIYVEPEAAALPRGQQVLARWPDAELVEVASHWDIPELHGDEANVDRWVRIKTEALVLGVKKSLTARPNGRSSDFIAPSTANGCAMACAYCYVPRRKGYSNPITVFANIDRITGYLARHVARQGSKPEPNQCDPQAWVYDIGENSDCSVDATVSDNVRDLVDLFRGLPTAKASFATKHVNRDLLGWDPQGRTRIRFSLMPDRVSRLVDVRTDRVAERIAAIDDFVEAGYEVHLNLSPVIVHDGWLEDWAELLEQVADGTSARTKAQLAAEVIMLTHNEALHDVNLRWHPKAEQVLWRPELQQGKRSQTGGWNVRYRTGAKGRYVAQLTDLLTERLPSCRVRYAF from the coding sequence GTGGACACCCAGCTCAGCCTCGACGCCCCGGCACCCGCGCCGCGGTCCCGCCTGCTCGACGTGCGCCGGATCTACGTCGAGCCCGAGGCGGCGGCGCTGCCGCGCGGCCAGCAGGTGCTCGCGCGCTGGCCCGACGCCGAGCTCGTCGAGGTCGCCTCGCACTGGGACATCCCCGAGCTGCACGGCGACGAGGCGAACGTCGACCGGTGGGTGCGCATCAAGACCGAGGCGCTCGTGCTCGGCGTCAAGAAGTCGCTGACGGCCCGGCCGAACGGCAGGTCGTCGGACTTCATCGCCCCGTCGACGGCCAACGGCTGCGCGATGGCGTGCGCCTACTGCTACGTGCCCCGGCGCAAGGGCTACAGCAACCCGATCACGGTGTTCGCGAACATCGACCGCATCACCGGCTACCTGGCGCGCCACGTCGCCCGCCAGGGCAGCAAGCCCGAGCCGAACCAGTGCGACCCGCAGGCCTGGGTCTACGACATCGGCGAGAACAGCGACTGCTCGGTGGACGCGACCGTGAGCGACAACGTGCGCGACCTCGTCGACCTCTTCCGCGGCCTGCCGACGGCCAAGGCGTCGTTCGCGACCAAGCACGTGAACCGCGACCTGCTGGGCTGGGACCCGCAGGGGCGGACGCGCATCCGCTTCTCGCTCATGCCGGACCGGGTCTCGCGGCTCGTGGACGTGCGCACCGACCGCGTGGCCGAGCGCATCGCCGCCATCGACGACTTCGTCGAGGCCGGGTACGAGGTCCACCTCAACCTCTCCCCCGTCATCGTCCACGACGGCTGGCTCGAGGACTGGGCGGAGCTGCTGGAGCAGGTCGCCGACGGGACGTCCGCACGGACGAAGGCGCAGCTGGCGGCCGAGGTCATCATGCTCACGCACAACGAGGCGCTGCACGACGTCAACCTCCGCTGGCACCCCAAGGCCGAGCAGGTGCTCTGGCGCCCCGAGCTCCAGCAGGGCAAGCGCTCGCAGACCGGCGGGTGGAACGTCCGCTACCGCACCGGCGCCAAGGGCCGGTACGTCGCGCAGCTCACCGACCTGCTCACCGAGCGTCTCCCCTCCTGCCGGGTCCGGTACGCCTTCTAG
- a CDS encoding xanthine dehydrogenase family protein molybdopterin-binding subunit: MSVVGEPRERVDARDKVSGRARYAAEQRLGAPGERLHGWIVQSTVARGRVRAVDAAAARAVDGVVAVLTHEDAPRLAQQPADGELAVLQSPEVAYRGQVVGLVVAVTLEAAREGARALRIAYEEAGHDVRLRGDHPGLYAPEQVNPAFPTDTAQGDLDGALAAAAHVVDATYSTPALFNNPLEPHASTAAWEGDALTVHDSTQGTSGVAASLAEAFGVAPEHVRVLAAHVGGGFGSKGSARPNVVLAAMAARVTGRPVTVTTTREMQFALVGYRTPTLQRVRLGADGEGRLQAVGHDVVEQTSTVFEFAEQTAEPTRHQYAGPHRRTSHRLSALDVPTPRWMRAPGECPGMYALEAAMDELAGATGLDPVELRLRNDTPVDPESGRPFSSRHLRECLLVGAQRFGWWGRDPRPGARREGRWLVGTGVAASTYPAMAQKCRAVARARPDGTYEVGVNATDIGTGARTVLGQIAADALRTVPERVVLRIADSDLPPAPVAGGSAGTASWGWAVVRACEQLLREVADGVPAGGAEARSDTQDEIEAQLGFVRQGFGAVFAEARVDLDSGEVRVPRLHGTYALGRVMNARTAHSQLVGGMTMGLSMALHEGGHLDEAFGDWANHDLAEYHVASHADVLDVDAVWLEEVDEHLNPLGGKGIGEIGIVGTAAAVANAVHHATGVRVRDLPITPDTLLEHLPER; the protein is encoded by the coding sequence GTGAGCGTCGTCGGGGAGCCGCGCGAGCGGGTGGACGCGCGGGACAAGGTGTCCGGCCGGGCCCGGTACGCGGCCGAGCAGCGGCTCGGCGCGCCCGGCGAGCGCCTGCACGGCTGGATCGTGCAGTCCACCGTCGCCCGGGGGCGGGTGCGCGCGGTGGACGCCGCTGCCGCGCGCGCCGTCGACGGGGTCGTCGCCGTCCTCACCCACGAGGACGCGCCGCGGCTGGCGCAGCAGCCGGCCGACGGCGAGCTCGCGGTGCTCCAGTCGCCGGAGGTGGCCTACCGGGGGCAGGTCGTGGGGCTCGTGGTCGCGGTGACGCTCGAGGCGGCCCGTGAGGGGGCGCGGGCGCTGCGCATCGCGTACGAGGAGGCCGGGCACGACGTGCGGCTGCGCGGGGACCACCCCGGTCTCTACGCCCCCGAGCAGGTCAACCCCGCGTTCCCCACCGACACCGCGCAGGGAGACCTCGACGGCGCGCTCGCCGCGGCCGCGCACGTCGTCGACGCGACGTACTCGACCCCGGCGCTGTTCAACAACCCCCTGGAGCCGCACGCGAGCACCGCCGCGTGGGAGGGGGACGCGCTGACCGTGCACGACTCCACCCAGGGCACCAGCGGCGTCGCCGCCTCGCTGGCGGAGGCCTTCGGGGTGGCGCCGGAGCACGTACGGGTCCTCGCCGCGCACGTCGGCGGCGGGTTCGGGTCCAAGGGGTCCGCGCGGCCCAACGTCGTCCTCGCCGCCATGGCGGCGCGGGTCACCGGGCGGCCCGTCACCGTCACGACCACGCGGGAGATGCAGTTCGCGCTCGTCGGCTACCGCACGCCGACGCTGCAGCGGGTGCGCCTCGGGGCCGACGGCGAGGGGCGCCTGCAGGCGGTGGGGCACGACGTGGTGGAGCAGACGTCGACGGTCTTCGAGTTCGCCGAGCAGACCGCCGAGCCGACGCGGCACCAGTACGCGGGCCCGCACCGGCGGACCTCGCACCGCCTTTCCGCGCTCGACGTGCCGACGCCGCGCTGGATGCGCGCGCCGGGGGAGTGCCCCGGCATGTACGCCCTCGAGGCCGCGATGGACGAGCTCGCGGGGGCGACCGGCCTGGACCCGGTCGAGCTGCGCCTGCGCAACGACACCCCGGTGGACCCGGAGAGCGGCCGGCCGTTCAGCAGCCGGCACCTGCGCGAGTGCCTGCTCGTCGGCGCGCAGCGCTTCGGCTGGTGGGGGCGGGACCCGCGCCCGGGCGCTCGCCGCGAGGGGCGCTGGCTCGTGGGGACGGGGGTGGCGGCCTCGACGTACCCCGCGATGGCGCAGAAGTGCCGCGCGGTCGCGCGGGCGCGCCCGGACGGGACGTACGAGGTCGGGGTGAACGCCACGGACATCGGCACCGGCGCGCGGACGGTCCTCGGGCAGATCGCGGCGGACGCGCTGCGCACGGTCCCGGAGCGGGTCGTGCTGCGCATCGCCGACAGCGACCTGCCGCCGGCGCCGGTGGCCGGCGGGTCGGCGGGCACGGCGTCCTGGGGCTGGGCGGTGGTGCGCGCGTGCGAGCAGCTGCTGCGGGAGGTCGCCGACGGCGTCCCCGCGGGCGGGGCCGAGGCGCGGTCCGACACGCAGGACGAGATCGAGGCGCAGCTGGGCTTCGTGCGCCAGGGCTTCGGCGCCGTCTTCGCCGAGGCCCGCGTCGACCTGGACAGCGGCGAGGTCCGCGTGCCGCGGCTGCACGGCACGTACGCGCTCGGGCGGGTCATGAACGCGCGGACGGCGCACTCCCAGCTCGTCGGCGGCATGACGATGGGGCTGTCCATGGCCCTGCACGAGGGCGGGCACCTCGACGAGGCGTTCGGCGACTGGGCGAACCACGACCTCGCCGAGTACCACGTCGCCAGTCACGCGGACGTCCTCGACGTGGACGCGGTGTGGCTCGAGGAGGTCGACGAGCACCTCAACCCGCTCGGCGGCAAGGGCATCGGCGAGATCGGCATCGTCGGCACCGCGGCCGCCGTCGCGAACGCCGTGCACCACGCCACGGGGGTCCGGGTGCGCGACCTGCCGATCACGCCCGACACCCTGCTGGAGCACCTCCCCGAGCGGTGA
- a CDS encoding FAD binding domain-containing protein, which produces MRPVGYERPADVRSAVGVLSRPGARALAGGTNLVDLMKVGVEAPEVLVDVNGLGLDAVEALPDGGLRIGAGVRNSDLAADVLVRTRYPVLARALLSGASGQLRNMASVGGNLLQRTRCPYFMDATKPCNKREPGTGCPARTGISRGLAVLGASEHCIATHPGDMAVALTALGAVVRFEGPDGPGELPMPGFHRLPGDAPQRDTELPPGAVITAVDVPGLPYGPVSTYRKARERASFAFALVSVAAALDVADGQVRDVRLALGSVAHAPWRARRAEEALRGRSATAASFREAADAELEGAEPTTDNAYKVPLARRLLVGTLLELAGSGR; this is translated from the coding sequence GTGAGGCCCGTCGGGTACGAGCGCCCCGCCGACGTGCGCTCCGCCGTCGGCGTGCTGTCCCGCCCCGGGGCGCGGGCCCTCGCCGGGGGCACGAACCTCGTCGACCTCATGAAGGTGGGGGTCGAGGCCCCCGAGGTGCTCGTCGACGTCAACGGCCTGGGGCTCGACGCGGTGGAGGCGCTGCCCGACGGCGGCCTCCGCATCGGCGCGGGGGTGCGCAACAGCGACCTCGCCGCGGACGTGCTCGTGCGCACGCGCTACCCCGTGCTGGCGCGGGCCCTGCTGTCCGGCGCCTCCGGCCAGCTGCGCAACATGGCCAGCGTCGGCGGCAACCTGCTGCAGCGGACCCGCTGCCCCTACTTCATGGACGCGACCAAGCCGTGCAACAAGCGCGAGCCCGGTACCGGGTGCCCGGCGCGGACCGGGATCTCCCGCGGCCTCGCGGTGCTCGGCGCGTCCGAGCACTGCATCGCCACCCACCCCGGCGACATGGCGGTGGCGCTGACCGCCCTCGGCGCCGTCGTGCGCTTCGAGGGCCCCGACGGGCCGGGCGAGCTGCCGATGCCCGGCTTCCACCGGCTGCCCGGGGACGCCCCGCAGCGGGACACCGAGCTCCCCCCGGGGGCGGTCATCACCGCGGTCGACGTGCCCGGCCTGCCGTACGGGCCGGTGAGCACCTACCGCAAGGCGCGCGAGCGGGCCTCCTTCGCCTTCGCCCTGGTCTCCGTCGCCGCCGCGCTCGACGTGGCGGACGGGCAGGTGCGCGACGTCCGCCTCGCACTGGGCTCCGTGGCGCACGCTCCGTGGCGCGCGCGACGGGCCGAGGAGGCGCTGCGCGGCCGGTCCGCGACCGCCGCGTCGTTCCGCGAGGCCGCGGACGCCGAGCTGGAGGGAGCGGAGCCGACGACGGACAACGCGTACAAGGTGCCGCTGGCCCGCCGGCTGCTCGTCGGGACCCTGCTCGAGCTGGCCGGGAGCGGGCGGTGA
- a CDS encoding 2Fe-2S iron-sulfur cluster-binding protein, with translation MTQTRTRALLRVDGEDHELDLDHRTSLLDALREHLGLTGSKKGCDRGQCGACTVLLDGRRVNSCLLLAVAVQGREVTTVEGLADGERLHPVQEAFVACDALQCGYCTPGQVVSAVAVQQEARDGWPSAVTEDLTATEVLLDDVEVRERMAGNLCRCGAYTGIVPAVLGSLR, from the coding sequence ATGACGCAGACCCGCACCCGCGCGCTGCTGCGCGTCGACGGCGAGGACCACGAGCTCGACCTCGACCACCGCACCTCGCTGCTCGACGCGCTGCGCGAGCACCTGGGCCTCACCGGCAGCAAGAAGGGCTGCGACCGCGGCCAGTGCGGGGCCTGCACCGTCCTGCTCGACGGGCGCCGGGTCAACAGCTGCCTCCTGCTGGCGGTCGCCGTGCAGGGGCGCGAGGTGACGACGGTCGAGGGGCTCGCCGACGGCGAGCGCCTGCACCCCGTGCAGGAGGCCTTCGTCGCCTGCGACGCGCTGCAGTGCGGCTACTGCACCCCCGGCCAGGTGGTCTCGGCCGTCGCGGTGCAGCAGGAGGCGCGCGACGGCTGGCCGAGCGCCGTCACCGAGGACCTCACCGCGACCGAGGTCCTGCTCGACGACGTGGAGGTGCGCGAGCGGATGGCCGGCAACCTGTGCCGCTGCGGCGCCTACACCGGCATCGTGCCGGCCGTCCTCGGGTCGCTGCGGTGA
- a CDS encoding PP2C family protein-serine/threonine phosphatase has translation MASSATGARRGARRAGRRLARAWRRVLHGQGPALLATTALSVLLALAAVQQPDWVPLSVLVLPIILGGFLLSTRGLVLLYVAVAALTLLVAVERAAEDLPSVPRGVPVVLGGTALLVLVLNRSRRALGVLGSRGDAMLVDLRARLRAHGEVPDLPPGWAADTAQRSAHGESFSGDFVVACRSGGGGSQVALHRADPDGLLELVLVDVSGKGVDAGTRSLLLSGAFGGLLGAVPPEGFLGAANAYLLRQDWPEGFATAVHVALDLGSGAYRVSSAGHPPAARFDAGSGRWCTLEASGGPLLGIIPEPGFPSEAGHLDHGDALLLYTDGLVEEPGRDLAEGIDRLLGRADRLVAAGWAGGAERLLQSVPTGQDDDRALVLLRRA, from the coding sequence ATGGCCAGCAGCGCGACGGGCGCCCGCCGCGGCGCGCGGCGCGCGGGGCGGCGGCTGGCCCGGGCGTGGCGGCGGGTGCTGCACGGCCAGGGGCCGGCCCTCCTCGCCACCACCGCGCTGTCGGTCCTGCTCGCGCTCGCCGCGGTGCAGCAGCCCGACTGGGTGCCCCTGTCCGTCCTCGTGCTGCCGATCATCCTCGGCGGGTTCCTGCTGAGCACCCGCGGGCTCGTGCTGCTGTACGTCGCCGTCGCCGCGCTGACGCTGCTGGTGGCGGTCGAGCGCGCCGCGGAGGACCTGCCGAGCGTCCCCCGCGGCGTCCCCGTGGTCCTCGGCGGCACGGCCCTGCTCGTCCTCGTCCTCAACCGCTCGCGCCGTGCGCTGGGCGTGCTGGGCTCGCGCGGCGACGCGATGCTCGTCGACCTGCGGGCGCGGCTGCGCGCGCACGGCGAGGTGCCCGACCTGCCGCCGGGCTGGGCGGCGGACACCGCCCAGCGCAGCGCGCACGGGGAGTCGTTCTCCGGGGACTTCGTCGTGGCCTGCCGCTCGGGCGGGGGCGGCTCGCAGGTGGCGCTGCACCGCGCCGACCCCGACGGGCTCCTCGAGCTGGTGCTCGTCGACGTCTCGGGCAAGGGCGTCGACGCGGGCACCCGCTCGCTGCTCCTCTCCGGCGCGTTCGGCGGCCTGCTCGGCGCCGTGCCGCCGGAGGGCTTCCTGGGCGCGGCGAACGCGTACCTGCTGCGCCAGGACTGGCCGGAGGGCTTCGCGACCGCGGTGCACGTGGCCCTGGACCTCGGCAGCGGGGCGTACCGGGTCTCCTCCGCGGGGCACCCGCCCGCGGCGCGCTTCGACGCGGGCTCCGGGCGCTGGTGCACCCTCGAGGCGAGCGGCGGGCCGCTGCTCGGGATCATCCCCGAGCCCGGCTTCCCGTCCGAGGCGGGCCACCTCGACCACGGCGACGCGCTGCTGCTCTACACCGACGGGCTCGTCGAGGAGCCCGGCCGCGACCTGGCGGAGGGCATCGACCGGCTGCTCGGGCGCGCCGACCGGCTCGTAGCGGCCGGCTGGGCCGGTGGCGCCGAGCGCCTGCTGCAGTCGGTCCCGACCGGGCAGGACGACGACCGGGCGCTCGTGCTGCTGCGCCGCGCCTGA
- a CDS encoding GNAT family N-acetyltransferase, whose translation MTTTWQVRGLGPDEVRAFLAVDELGFHLSRSPEDEAVELSLLEQDRTLVAVDPAAPRDLAGVAATYSHVMTLPGGPAPVAGLTWVSVHPAARRRGVLSALMRHHLHGLHGEGREPVAALWASEAAIYGRFGYGAASRQVGLTVPRGPRALVPAPDDPALRVRLAGDDEPLERLERVYDAERLRRPGVHARDERWRRAALFVPPPERAGRTPLRTVVVEDGAGARAYGRYQVEPRWSAAGADGVVHVREAFATDPAAYAALWRFLCDLDLTASVHVRPRPTDDPLLDLLVDVRGAQPTLGDALYVRLVDLERALPARAYAGEVDLVLEVADPLCPWNAGRWRLAAGPGGAAVERTSAPADLALGTRELGAAYLGAAGALARLAAAGRVEERTAGALVRASRAFSWDVQPWSPAVW comes from the coding sequence GTGACGACCACGTGGCAGGTGCGCGGGCTCGGGCCCGACGAGGTGCGGGCGTTCCTCGCGGTGGACGAGCTCGGGTTCCACCTGAGCCGGAGCCCGGAGGACGAGGCGGTCGAGCTCTCGCTGCTCGAGCAGGACCGCACGCTCGTGGCGGTCGACCCGGCGGCGCCGCGCGACCTCGCCGGCGTCGCGGCGACGTACAGCCACGTCATGACGCTGCCCGGCGGCCCCGCGCCGGTGGCCGGCCTGACCTGGGTGTCGGTGCACCCGGCGGCCCGCCGGCGCGGGGTGCTGTCCGCGCTCATGCGCCACCACCTGCACGGGCTGCACGGGGAGGGCCGCGAGCCGGTGGCGGCGCTGTGGGCGAGCGAGGCGGCGATCTACGGGCGGTTCGGCTACGGCGCCGCCTCCCGCCAGGTCGGGCTCACCGTCCCCCGCGGTCCCCGGGCCCTCGTCCCGGCGCCGGACGACCCCGCGCTGCGGGTGCGCCTCGCCGGCGACGACGAGCCGCTCGAGCGCCTCGAGCGGGTGTACGACGCCGAGCGCCTGCGCCGGCCCGGGGTGCACGCCCGCGACGAGCGGTGGCGCCGCGCGGCGCTCTTCGTGCCCCCTCCCGAGCGGGCCGGGCGCACGCCGCTGCGGACCGTCGTCGTCGAGGACGGCGCGGGTGCGCGGGCGTACGGGCGCTACCAGGTCGAGCCGCGCTGGTCGGCCGCCGGCGCCGACGGCGTCGTGCACGTGCGCGAGGCCTTCGCGACCGACCCGGCGGCGTACGCGGCGCTGTGGCGCTTCCTCTGCGACCTCGACCTCACCGCCTCGGTGCACGTGCGCCCCCGCCCCACCGACGACCCGCTGCTCGACCTGCTCGTCGACGTCCGGGGGGCGCAGCCGACCCTGGGCGACGCGCTGTACGTCCGCCTCGTCGACCTGGAGCGCGCGCTGCCGGCCCGGGCGTACGCCGGCGAGGTCGACCTCGTGCTGGAGGTCGCCGACCCGCTGTGCCCGTGGAACGCCGGGCGCTGGCGCCTGGCCGCCGGGCCGGGGGGTGCCGCGGTGGAGCGGACCTCCGCGCCGGCCGACCTGGCGCTGGGGACGCGGGAGCTGGGGGCGGCGTACCTCGGGGCTGCCGGCGCCCTGGCCCGGCTCGCGGCCGCCGGCCGCGTCGAGGAGCGCACGGCCGGCGCCCTCGTCCGGGCCTCGCGCGCCTTCTCGTGGGACGTGCAGCCCTGGTCGCCCGCGGTCTGGTGA
- a CDS encoding helix-turn-helix transcriptional regulator, producing the protein MRADRLVSLVLLLRQRGRLPASVLARELEVSTRTVLRDVEALSAAGVPVYAVRGRGGGFALLPGFRTELTGLVHDEALALLVAGRRRGAQAFGLGPALASAVLKVADALPEEHRDAAAGAAERLLVEPEADLLARREPQEELPGPVVAEVRRAVLSGHRLRLRYAPPGRAPSWRTVDPVGLVSARGQGYLLATREGADRTYRLSRVLAAEVLPEPAERPDRVDLERAWQERSARFRAGGDQVVALVRVDPARRDDLVGTALAVLSEGPDPGGGLRLEVAFQDGRHAEWALWQLGPGAEALAPAGLRTALGERAAALAARYAAPPP; encoded by the coding sequence GTGCGGGCCGACCGGCTGGTGTCCCTGGTGCTGCTGCTGCGCCAGCGCGGGCGGCTGCCCGCCAGCGTGCTGGCCCGCGAGCTCGAGGTGTCGACGCGCACCGTGCTGCGCGACGTCGAGGCGCTGTCCGCCGCCGGCGTCCCCGTGTACGCCGTCCGCGGCCGCGGCGGGGGCTTCGCGCTGCTGCCCGGCTTCCGCACCGAGCTGACCGGGCTCGTGCACGACGAGGCCCTCGCGCTCCTCGTCGCGGGGCGGCGCCGCGGCGCGCAGGCGTTCGGTCTCGGCCCCGCCCTCGCCTCAGCGGTCCTCAAGGTGGCCGACGCCCTGCCCGAGGAGCACCGCGACGCGGCCGCCGGGGCGGCGGAGCGGCTGCTCGTCGAGCCGGAGGCCGACCTGCTCGCGCGCCGCGAGCCCCAGGAGGAGCTGCCGGGCCCGGTGGTGGCGGAGGTCCGGCGGGCGGTGCTCTCCGGCCACCGGCTGCGCCTGCGCTACGCGCCGCCCGGGCGGGCGCCGTCCTGGCGCACGGTCGACCCGGTCGGGCTGGTGAGCGCCCGCGGGCAGGGCTACCTGCTGGCGACGCGCGAGGGCGCGGACCGCACCTACCGGCTCAGCCGGGTCCTGGCCGCCGAGGTGCTCCCGGAGCCCGCCGAGCGGCCCGACCGGGTGGACCTCGAGCGGGCCTGGCAGGAGCGCAGCGCGCGCTTCCGTGCCGGCGGCGACCAGGTCGTGGCGCTGGTGCGGGTCGACCCCGCCCGCCGCGACGACCTCGTGGGCACGGCGCTCGCGGTGCTGTCCGAGGGCCCCGACCCGGGGGGCGGGCTGCGGCTGGAGGTCGCGTTCCAGGACGGGCGGCACGCCGAGTGGGCGCTGTGGCAGCTCGGCCCGGGCGCCGAGGCGCTCGCCCCCGCGGGGCTGCGCACCGCGCTGGGCGAGCGCGCGGCGGCGCTGGCGGCGCGCTACGCGGCCCCGCCGCCGTGA
- a CDS encoding RidA family protein produces the protein MERTAVDPWTWSVGLGYHQGELVAGHTRTLHCAGQAAMDGDGRPRHEGDMAAQLALSLDNLEAVLAGAGMSLADVVRLDVHATDVDLLLQHYGVLVGRLGAAGAAPPTTVLGVVRLAVPGLLVELTATAVA, from the coding sequence ATGGAGCGGACGGCGGTCGACCCGTGGACCTGGTCGGTGGGGCTGGGCTACCACCAGGGGGAGCTGGTGGCGGGGCACACCAGGACGCTGCACTGCGCAGGGCAGGCGGCGATGGACGGCGACGGCCGGCCGCGGCACGAGGGCGACATGGCGGCCCAGCTCGCGCTGAGCCTGGACAACCTGGAGGCGGTCCTCGCCGGGGCGGGCATGTCGCTCGCCGACGTGGTCCGGCTGGACGTGCACGCGACCGACGTCGACCTGCTGCTGCAGCACTACGGGGTGCTCGTGGGCCGGCTCGGCGCCGCCGGCGCCGCCCCGCCCACGACCGTGCTCGGGGTGGTGCGCCTGGCGGTCCCCGGGCTGCTCGTGGAGCTCACGGCGACCGCCGTCGCCTGA
- a CDS encoding Fpg/Nei family DNA glycosylase, which produces MPEGHTIHRLARDLGAAFQGEQVAASTLMDRFADGARLLDGQVVERLDAHGKHLFVRFGPEAWLHVHLGLYGKFTVGRLPAPEAKGALRLRLVGREHWADLRGPTACEVVTPAEKARFHARLGPDPLRKDADPDRAWDRISRSRVAVGALLMQQEVVAGIGNVYRAEILYRHGIEPHREGRGVHREEWDASWDDLRTLMRAGVRAGRIVTTRPEHRSRRSGRATREDSFYVYRRTGLPCRLCGTPVLTEVMAARNLYWCPVCQPR; this is translated from the coding sequence CTGCCCGAGGGACACACGATCCACCGGCTCGCCCGCGACCTGGGCGCGGCGTTCCAGGGCGAGCAGGTGGCGGCGAGCACGCTCATGGACCGGTTCGCCGACGGGGCCCGGCTGCTCGACGGGCAGGTCGTCGAGCGGCTGGACGCGCACGGCAAGCACCTGTTCGTGCGGTTCGGCCCGGAGGCCTGGCTGCACGTGCACCTGGGGCTCTACGGCAAGTTCACGGTCGGGCGGCTGCCCGCGCCGGAGGCCAAGGGGGCGCTGCGCCTGCGGCTGGTGGGCCGCGAGCACTGGGCCGACCTGCGCGGGCCGACGGCGTGCGAGGTCGTCACGCCGGCCGAGAAGGCGCGGTTCCACGCGCGCCTCGGTCCCGACCCCCTGCGCAAGGACGCCGACCCCGACCGGGCGTGGGACCGCATCAGCCGCTCCCGCGTCGCGGTCGGCGCCCTGCTCATGCAGCAGGAGGTCGTGGCCGGCATCGGGAACGTCTACCGGGCCGAGATCCTCTACCGGCACGGCATCGAGCCGCACCGCGAGGGCCGGGGCGTGCACCGCGAGGAGTGGGACGCCTCGTGGGACGACCTGCGCACCCTCATGCGCGCCGGCGTGCGGGCCGGGCGCATCGTCACGACCCGCCCCGAGCACCGCTCCCGGCGCAGCGGCCGGGCGACGCGGGAGGACTCGTTCTACGTCTACCGCCGCACCGGGCTGCCGTGCCGCCTCTGCGGTACGCCCGTGCTCACCGAGGTGATGGCCGCGCGCAACCTCTACTGGTGCCCGGTCTGCCAGCCGCGCTGA
- a CDS encoding ribose-5-phosphate isomerase yields MRVHIGSDHAAYELKEHLVRHLEEQGHEVVDHGPPALDPQDDYPPYVLRTAQAVVADRGSLGVVLGGSGNGEAIAANKVQGVRAALAWNEDTASLGRQHNDANVVSIGARQHTHDEAARFVEVFLETPFSGDARHQRRIDQMSEYEKTGELPPLPGGAEG; encoded by the coding sequence ATGCGCGTGCACATCGGCAGCGACCACGCGGCGTACGAGCTCAAGGAGCACCTCGTCCGCCACCTCGAGGAGCAGGGGCACGAGGTCGTCGACCACGGGCCGCCGGCGCTCGACCCGCAGGACGACTACCCGCCGTACGTGCTGCGCACGGCGCAGGCCGTCGTCGCCGACCGGGGGAGCCTCGGCGTCGTCCTCGGCGGCTCGGGCAACGGCGAGGCGATCGCCGCGAACAAGGTCCAGGGCGTGCGCGCGGCCCTGGCCTGGAACGAGGACACCGCCTCGCTCGGGCGCCAGCACAACGACGCCAACGTCGTGAGCATCGGGGCGCGCCAGCACACCCACGACGAGGCCGCCCGCTTCGTCGAGGTCTTCCTCGAGACCCCGTTCAGCGGCGACGCGCGGCACCAGCGGCGGATCGACCAGATGAGCGAGTACGAGAAGACGGGCGAGCTGCCGCCGCTGCCGGGCGGCGCCGAGGGCTGA
- a CDS encoding DUF429 domain-containing protein, with translation MPPTTVLGVDGAPGGWAVARVVVDGGRAREVVFSTVATFAGALADAGGAAGAVGVDMPVGLPERGRRACDLLAKRRLGWAHARVFLTPPRAVLGCASHPEASALHRTLVDGRGMSVQTWHILGKVAEVDDLAGDPRVLEVHPELSFTALAGHPLPPKRRPEGRAARRDALRRWAGEVDLPPGTDHLDALAVAWTAARWLAGASEVLPPDPPRDARGRPMRIVV, from the coding sequence GTGCCCCCCACCACGGTCCTCGGCGTCGACGGCGCGCCCGGCGGCTGGGCGGTGGCGCGGGTCGTGGTGGACGGCGGGCGGGCGCGGGAGGTGGTCTTCTCGACGGTCGCGACGTTCGCCGGGGCGCTGGCGGACGCGGGCGGTGCCGCCGGCGCGGTCGGCGTCGACATGCCGGTGGGGCTGCCGGAGCGGGGGCGCCGCGCGTGCGACCTCCTGGCGAAGCGGCGGCTGGGGTGGGCGCACGCCCGGGTGTTCCTCACGCCGCCGCGCGCGGTGCTCGGCTGCGCCAGCCACCCGGAGGCGAGCGCCCTGCACCGCACGCTGGTCGACGGGCGCGGCATGTCCGTGCAGACCTGGCACATCCTCGGCAAGGTCGCGGAGGTCGACGACCTGGCCGGGGACCCGCGGGTGCTCGAGGTGCACCCCGAGCTGTCGTTCACCGCGCTGGCCGGGCACCCGCTCCCGCCGAAGCGGCGTCCCGAGGGCCGGGCCGCCCGGCGGGACGCGCTGCGCCGCTGGGCGGGGGAGGTCGACCTGCCGCCCGGGACGGACCACCTGGACGCGCTCGCCGTCGCGTGGACGGCGGCGCGGTGGCTCGCCGGCGCGTCCGAGGTCCTGCCGCCGGACCCGCCCCGCGACGCGCGCGGGCGCCCCATGCGCATCGTCGTCTGA